From Deinococcus taeanensis, one genomic window encodes:
- the cbiB gene encoding adenosylcobinamide-phosphate synthase CbiB, producing the protein MRRRALLLALALDLLGEPPARWHPVVWMGQFLKASRRQWRGEAPGAQLREGLLGWAAGTLLSAAAGTLAARLPWPAQGALLKPLLARRALLRAGSEVAGALEAGDLPGARRLLSWHLVSRDTADLTASEVAGAAIASVAENLSDSVVGPLLAARVGGLPLAAAYRFTNTADAMWGYRTPELEWAGKGAAHADDLLNLAPARLSAACLLLAAGGRGLGVWRRDHGRTPSPNGGHPMSAAAGALGVRLEKRGLYVLNAGGQAPGAADLRRALHLTRRASALATLVLMLPCALPRPARRARGACDRPGWTPAPGAARAARWARPPPLRRPGLQREHQSVRPEPGADPGGPRRRA; encoded by the coding sequence GTGAGGCGGCGGGCGCTGCTGCTGGCGCTGGCGCTGGACCTGCTGGGCGAACCGCCCGCCCGGTGGCACCCGGTCGTGTGGATGGGGCAGTTTCTCAAGGCGTCGCGCCGGCAGTGGCGGGGCGAGGCGCCCGGCGCGCAGCTGCGTGAGGGCCTGCTGGGCTGGGCGGCCGGCACGCTGCTCAGCGCGGCGGCCGGCACCCTGGCCGCGCGCCTGCCGTGGCCGGCGCAGGGCGCCCTGCTGAAACCGCTGCTGGCCCGCCGGGCCCTGCTGCGCGCCGGAAGCGAGGTGGCCGGCGCGCTGGAAGCCGGCGACCTGCCCGGCGCGCGCCGGCTGCTGTCGTGGCACCTCGTGAGCCGCGACACGGCGGACCTGACGGCAAGTGAGGTGGCCGGCGCCGCCATTGCCAGCGTGGCGGAGAACCTGAGTGACAGCGTGGTGGGCCCGCTGCTCGCCGCGCGGGTGGGGGGGCTGCCCCTGGCAGCCGCGTACCGCTTTACCAACACGGCCGACGCCATGTGGGGCTACCGCACACCCGAGCTGGAGTGGGCGGGAAAGGGCGCGGCGCACGCCGACGACCTGCTGAATCTCGCGCCGGCCCGCCTGAGTGCCGCGTGCCTGCTGCTGGCCGCAGGAGGCCGGGGGCTGGGCGTGTGGCGCCGCGACCATGGGCGCACACCCAGCCCGAACGGCGGTCACCCCATGAGCGCCGCAGCGGGCGCGCTGGGCGTGCGCCTGGAGAAGCGGGGCCTGTACGTCCTGAACGCCGGGGGACAGGCGCCGGGGGCGGCGGACCTGCGGCGCGCGCTGCACCTGACGCGCCGGGCCTCTGCCCTCGCCACCCTGGTTCTCATGCTGCCCTGCGCCCTGCCCCGCCCTGCCCGCCGCGCCCGGGGGGCCTGTGACCGGCCCGGATGGACGCCCGCCCCTGGTGCCGCGCGCGCCGCACGGTGGGCCCGGCCGCCGCCCCTTCGACGGCCTGGACTTCAGCGTGAACACCAATCCGTTCGGCCCGAACCCGGCGCTGATCCAGGCGGTCCGCGACGCCGGGCATGA
- a CDS encoding pyridoxal phosphate-dependent aminotransferase: MNTNPFGPNPALIQAVRDAGHDRYPDPAYTGVRERLGAWHGVDADSVGVAVGASDLLHRLARATLAPGDTLLSVRAPFGELARAAALARAQVVITPDLPAELPAGTRLLYVGYPHNPTGFAPPPGALLPLADRCAQAGALLVVDEAYAPFTALSAPPSHPALVRVLSPGKAHGLVGARPAYALAHPDVIAALDNLAPAWHVPAGTAGVLAALPYAAQFLAETLPRVAALASDLAGALDRLGRVEHHGTPFMTLRVGAAGPVSAQLLDAGLRVRDCASYGLPDCIRVSTRHAGENAALVRALKKLRRVEARHG; the protein is encoded by the coding sequence GTGAACACCAATCCGTTCGGCCCGAACCCGGCGCTGATCCAGGCGGTCCGCGACGCCGGGCATGACCGTTACCCGGACCCCGCGTACACCGGCGTGCGGGAGCGCCTGGGGGCGTGGCACGGCGTGGACGCGGACAGTGTGGGCGTGGCGGTGGGCGCCTCGGACCTGCTGCACCGCCTGGCGCGCGCCACGCTGGCGCCCGGCGACACGCTGCTGAGCGTCCGGGCGCCTTTCGGGGAGCTGGCGCGCGCCGCCGCCCTGGCCCGCGCGCAGGTGGTGATCACCCCCGACCTGCCGGCCGAGCTGCCGGCAGGGACCCGGCTGCTGTACGTGGGGTACCCGCATAACCCCACTGGATTCGCGCCGCCGCCAGGCGCGCTGCTGCCCCTGGCGGACCGCTGCGCGCAGGCGGGCGCGCTGCTGGTCGTGGACGAGGCGTACGCGCCGTTCACGGCGCTGTCCGCACCGCCGAGCCACCCGGCGCTGGTGCGGGTGCTGTCCCCGGGCAAGGCGCACGGCCTGGTGGGCGCACGCCCCGCGTACGCGCTGGCCCACCCGGACGTGATTGCGGCGCTGGACAATCTCGCTCCGGCGTGGCACGTGCCGGCCGGCACAGCGGGGGTGCTGGCGGCGCTGCCGTACGCAGCCCAGTTTCTGGCCGAGACGCTGCCGCGCGTGGCGGCGCTCGCGTCGGACCTTGCCGGCGCGCTGGACCGGCTGGGCCGCGTGGAACATCACGGCACGCCCTTCATGACGCTGCGCGTGGGAGCGGCCGGGCCGGTCAGTGCGCAGCTGCTGGACGCCGGGCTGCGCGTGCGCGACTGCGCCAGCTACGGCCTGCCGGACTGCATCCGGGTCAGTACGCGGCACGCCGGGGAGAACGCGGCCCTGGTGCGCGCCCTGAAGAAACTGCGGCGCGTGGAGGCCAGGCATGGGTAA
- a CDS encoding cobyric acid synthase produces the protein MGKAIMVQGCTSSAGKSYLTAALCRVLSNAGVRVAPFKAQNMSNNAGITPAGLEMGRAQLVQAAAARVTPDVRMNPVLLKPEADTRSQVVLLGQVNRELTALPWRERKAQLWPHVQGALHSLLDEYDVVVIEGAGSPAEVNLRASDIVNMRVALEAQAAVLLASDIDRGGSFAHLLGTWHCLTTEERARLRGFILNRFRGDPRLLAPAPEWLEAQTGVPTVGVIPMLDIPLPEEDGLWGDAPHPGGEQDGFVAIARLPRVSNLDEFAPLGERARWVTSPAGLSGANAVILPGSKSTAADLRWLRATGLAGAVTRAAHAGVPVFGVCGGLQMLGRVLRDPQGVDGGQPAEPGLGLLDLDTTFAAGKTTALTTFTDPETGLSVRGYEIHHGQTQAGSGVETLAPGLLWRQGNVRGTYLHGLLENPAYLERFLGWAGLRPPQPLASLDARLDAIAARVGAALDPRVIGEFL, from the coding sequence ATGGGTAAAGCGATCATGGTGCAGGGCTGCACGAGCAGCGCCGGGAAAAGCTATCTCACGGCGGCGCTGTGCCGCGTCCTGTCGAACGCCGGCGTGCGGGTCGCGCCGTTCAAAGCGCAGAACATGAGCAACAATGCGGGAATCACGCCGGCCGGGCTGGAGATGGGCCGCGCGCAGCTGGTGCAGGCCGCGGCGGCGCGCGTCACGCCGGACGTCCGGATGAATCCGGTGCTGCTCAAGCCGGAGGCGGACACCCGGTCCCAGGTGGTGCTGCTGGGGCAGGTGAACCGTGAGCTCACCGCGCTGCCGTGGCGTGAGCGCAAGGCGCAGCTGTGGCCGCACGTGCAGGGCGCGCTGCACAGCCTGCTGGACGAGTACGACGTGGTCGTGATCGAGGGCGCGGGCAGCCCGGCGGAGGTTAACCTGCGCGCCAGCGACATCGTGAACATGCGCGTGGCCCTTGAAGCGCAGGCGGCGGTGCTGCTCGCCTCGGACATCGACCGCGGCGGGTCGTTCGCGCACCTGCTGGGCACCTGGCACTGCCTGACCACCGAGGAACGCGCGCGCCTGCGCGGCTTCATCCTCAACCGCTTCCGGGGGGACCCGCGCCTGCTCGCCCCCGCTCCGGAATGGCTCGAGGCGCAGACGGGGGTGCCTACCGTGGGTGTCATTCCCATGCTGGATATTCCGCTGCCCGAGGAGGACGGCCTGTGGGGGGACGCGCCGCACCCGGGGGGCGAGCAGGACGGCTTCGTGGCCATCGCGCGGCTGCCGCGCGTGTCGAACCTCGATGAGTTCGCGCCGCTGGGCGAACGCGCCCGCTGGGTCACGTCCCCGGCAGGCCTGTCCGGCGCGAACGCCGTGATTCTGCCGGGCAGCAAAAGCACCGCCGCGGACCTCCGGTGGCTGCGCGCCACCGGCCTGGCCGGCGCAGTGACGCGGGCCGCGCACGCAGGCGTACCGGTGTTCGGGGTGTGCGGCGGCCTGCAGATGCTGGGCCGGGTGCTGCGCGACCCGCAGGGCGTGGACGGCGGCCAGCCGGCCGAGCCGGGTCTGGGCCTGCTCGACCTGGACACCACCTTCGCTGCGGGGAAGACCACCGCCCTGACCACCTTCACGGATCCCGAAACGGGACTGAGCGTGCGCGGGTACGAAATTCATCATGGGCAGACGCAGGCGGGGTCCGGCGTGGAGACGCTCGCGCCGGGCCTGCTGTGGCGACAGGGGAACGTGCGCGGCACGTACCTGCACGGCCTGCTGGAAAACCCGGCCTACCTGGAACGGTTTCTGGGCTGGGCGGGCCTGCGACCCCCGCAGCCCCTGGCCAGCCTGGACGCGCGGCTGGACGCGATTGCCGCGCG